A stretch of Fundicoccus culcitae DNA encodes these proteins:
- a CDS encoding MFS transporter: MSMKKISILSLSTVTGAATAITTIIPLMVIAFPNQSQAAVESLVTIASLSALVTIVFNDCFTRRLGVKKTILLGLIGAIIFGIMPYFLTDFYAILASRILLGLAIGLYSPHAISLISLSYSGQERTTLLGMQMGISGLGNAIFLFAAGILAAITWQTTFFVYLLIACVALLVFRFVPEVDLPIARKNTPSTPINIPVLTYSLLCFITFLIFWGVQLKLPSLLVEKGIVASEASGLILGTMNIAGMLAGFAFGSCYRKVQTLLLPIGFIGAAVFIFSMVYLDGFVSLLIVVNCYNFIFSFTGPTIVLKVNQHALDHQLTQANSMVTTATILSSFVAPFVWNPISEWVGAGDQASLTLMIVGFSALWVGLVLLAIYRPRSARR; encoded by the coding sequence TTCCCTTAATGGTCATCGCTTTTCCTAACCAGAGCCAAGCCGCCGTCGAATCCTTGGTAACCATCGCGAGTTTAAGTGCCTTAGTGACAATTGTGTTCAACGACTGCTTTACACGACGGTTGGGTGTAAAGAAAACCATTTTGTTAGGCTTAATCGGTGCTATTATATTCGGGATTATGCCCTACTTTTTGACGGATTTTTATGCCATTCTGGCCAGTCGCATCCTCTTGGGCTTAGCCATTGGACTCTATTCGCCACATGCCATTTCCCTGATTTCGTTATCTTATTCCGGCCAAGAACGAACTACGCTACTTGGCATGCAGATGGGCATCAGCGGTTTAGGCAACGCCATTTTCCTGTTCGCCGCCGGCATTCTAGCCGCCATTACCTGGCAAACAACCTTTTTCGTCTACTTATTAATCGCCTGCGTTGCTTTACTCGTTTTTCGTTTCGTTCCCGAAGTAGACCTGCCCATCGCCCGTAAGAACACACCATCCACCCCAATAAATATCCCCGTTTTAACGTATAGTCTGCTTTGCTTCATCACTTTTCTGATATTTTGGGGGGTGCAATTAAAATTGCCTTCCCTACTAGTAGAAAAAGGAATTGTCGCTAGCGAAGCTTCAGGCCTTATTTTAGGCACCATGAATATCGCCGGGATGTTAGCAGGTTTTGCTTTTGGCTCTTGTTACCGCAAAGTGCAAACCCTGTTGTTGCCGATTGGTTTTATCGGCGCAGCGGTATTTATTTTCAGTATGGTCTATTTGGATGGCTTTGTCAGTCTTTTGATCGTTGTGAATTGCTATAATTTCATTTTTTCATTTACGGGTCCAACGATTGTCTTGAAGGTGAATCAGCACGCGTTGGATCATCAGCTCACACAAGCCAACTCGATGGTAACGACGGCTACTATCCTCAGTTCATTTGTCGCCCCTTTTGTTTGGAATCCCATTAGTGAATGGGTAGGCGCTGGAGACCAAGCCAGTCTGACCTTGATGATTGTCGGCTTTAGCGCCTTATGGGTTGGCTTGGTTTTATTAGCCATTTACCGGCCTCGCAGTGCTAGGCGTTAG